The nucleotide sequence agctgatgttgttggtagtgatgctgatggtactggtggtgctggttatgctgctggtgctgctgctggtgctcgtaggttttgcaccatattttctaaagctactactcgagcgcgaagctcgttgacttcttctattattccgggatgattggcggttcggacgagtggctgaataagatctagaattctagttattatatactcgtggtgggaaaccctggaaatgagggtggaaatagtgttccgaacgggttcgccggtaagcgcttcaggttcttcaccaataggacaatttggtgggtgaaaaggatcaccttcttcacttctccattgattaagtagactacgaacccacccccaattcatccagaaaagatgatgactaattggttggttcattccggttacactgccattGGAGCGTTAGGAGGTCGAGGAATCAAgtaagaaatccatattatctgatcggaataaggtttttgttatgagatgagtgttgaatattgaatgatatatttgtattCTTGATATACTTATATATCGCAAAAAAAAtttttttcgtaatttacggaggaaatttagaaaaagtgttagacaaagtctattaagatagatacAGGGTTGTAAAAGTCGGCAgagtcggccgacgcgtcggccgacgcgtcgttttttagACTCCACCGCCGCGTTTTCTCTTAAAACGGCTAAAAAAACGGTCAGCGTTAAAAAGTCGGTAAAAGTCGGTAAAAAACGGTCAAACTCGGTAAAAAACGGTCAACTTCGGTCAAAGTCGTTAAAAAGGATAAAAGTCGGTCAATATCtgatctgtttttaaattagggttTGCTTTATTTTCTTTTTGGGTCGTTCTTTTTCTCTCTAAACAACTACACACACAGAGTCATCTCTTTTCAATGAATTGACTTTGCTTATACAATTTTCATTAATTAAATTTGTGAATCATCAACAAAAGGTTCGATTTCTTCTCTATTTCTTCTCGATTTCTTCTTGATATCTTCTCAGTTCcttttataatatttaatttatagtTACTACTTGTTAATGTTAATTATATTtaatgttaatgtaattaattgttaattattaattatatacacCATATATAAGGGTTGGTGGTGGTATAATTGTATATTGGTACTACTGTATTAGAGTTTGATGAATTTTGGTGAATGCGTGGCTCTTTACAAAAGGGTTGTTGGTGGTATTAGACTTTGTGGTGGAATTTAAAGTGACTTTGCATTTCCATTTGCATTTTTAGTTTTTTACCATGTGTTGATCTTCATGCTTCTTGTTATTAATAACTGTAAAATACTTGTACAAAGTCAGTTCCTTTTTAAGAGGGATAGTTTCAAAGTTCATATTTTAATATTGTGAATGTTAATTGTTCATGTTCAGTGATTAAATGACAACATCATCAACGTGTCCATCCACCGATTCTACAACTTGTCCAGGAACCAAAAGAAAAATGGTAGATGTTGGCTGGGAATATGGAGATTTGGTGGATCCGCTAAACAACAGGGATAAAGTCAGATGTAGATTATGTGGCCATATTAATAGTGCGGGTATTCATAGGTTGAAACAACACATTGCGGGCATAAAGGGACAAGTGGCTTCATGTCCTAAAGCGACAAATGAAGATAAACTTAAATGTAAGACTTCTATTGACGAAAACAAATCTAAAAAGAAGAGTAAAGAAGATGACGAGAGAGCTTTAAGAGGTGAAGTAAGGATTCGTAGAAATGATACCATTGACCTTGATGAAATGGAAGAGTCTTTTGGAGGAATGAAGCCACCACGTTCCTTTGGTCCTATGGATAGATTTACAACAGATTATGAAAATCTGTTGGATAAGAAAACACGCAAACAATCCAAACTTGATAATATTGTGAGGAAAGAACAAGGTATCCGAGCAAAAGAGTATGCTTGTAGGTGGGCTTATGAGTGTGGGATTCCATTTCACGCATTTGAGAGGGATAGTTTCAAAGCCATGGCGGAGGCGTTTGCTCAATATGGACCGGGAGTTCCAACTCCAACTAGATACGAGATGGGAGAACCGTATTTAAAGAAAGAGGTTCTAAGAACAAAAAACCTGCTGAAAAAATACGAGGACCAATGGAAGTTGACTGGATGTTCGATTATGACGGATTCATGGACCGATAGAAAGAGAAGGAGCATTATGAATTTATGTGTGAATTCAAAGTTAGGTACCATTTTCTTGTCTTCCAACGAATGTTCAGATGAAGCTCACACAAGTGACTACATATATAAGTATATTGAGAGTTGCATTGTAGATATTGGTCCTGAAAATGTTGTTCAAGTAGTAACCGACAATGCCGCGAATAATATGGGAGCAGCAAAATTGTTGAAAGTAAAATGGCCAACAATTTTTTGGACATCATGTGCGGCGCATACGGTTAATCTTATGCTTGAAGGTATTAATTTTAATCCTACTTGTTTTTTCTTTGATCTTTGTTGATAGTGTTTAAATGATTATTAGCTACTGTAAAAATGTGGTTCATTAATTTTGCTAATAAATATCACCTAATGTATACAAAGTGgtgtatttgttaatatatattagCTACTGTAAACAGGTGCACTTATAtctatttgttttttttttgtgtGAAGGTATTGGTAACTTAGATCCATATAAATGTACACTTGATACGGCAAAAAAGATAACGGTGTTCATTTATGCCCACCATAAAACATTGGCTTTGATGAGGCATTACACCAGGAAAAGAGATATCGTAAGACCGGGAGTTACAAGATTTGCTTCCTCGTTTCTAACATTACAAAGTTTATATGAAAAGAAGGAGAAATTAAAGAACATGTTTTGTAGTAATGATTGGGAGTCATGCAAGTTGTCGAAGACAAAAAAAGGGAAGGATGTTTCTGAAATGGTTATAGCTAAGAAAACTTGGGTCGGTGTGACAAAATGTTTAAAAGTTTTTGCACCTTTATTCAAAATTCTTCGAATGGTGGATGCTGATTGGAAGCCGTCCATGGGATTCTTACACGGTGAGCTTAAAAATGCACAACAAGAAATCAAGGATGTGTTGAACAATAACAAAAAGACTTACGATGATGTTAGGAAGATCATCTTACTTAAGATGAAAGGTAGACTTGATACGAGTTTACATTTGGCAGCCTATCTTTTAAACTCATTCTATCTTTATAATGACTTGGAAATCCAAAATGATGTTAAAGTGAGTGAAGCAATTCTTGACGTTTTTGAAACTTTATATCCGAATGATTATGAGATGCAACAAAAACTACTGTTGGAGGAGTTGCCGATATACACGGGTCAACTAGAGGGGTTTGATCGCTTACTTGCAAAGAAAACATGTGCGGTTAATGATGACAAATATGATCCaggtaatttatattatatttcttaTATATGTATGTTAGTCttctatatgtatattatatataaagcTAATATGTTCTAATTGAATATTTAGCGAATTGGTGGGCTGCTTTTGGTAGCTCAACTCCTAATTTGAAAAAGATTGCAATAAGGATACTTTCTTTGACCACTAGTTCATCTGGATGTGAAAGAAGTTGGAGCACATTTGAAGGGGTTAGTGATTTTGATTGTTTTGTATTATATCAAATATTAAGTTATTTATATAACTGAACTTTTTGTTGGTTTATCTTTAACTTTGTAGATACATACCAAAAAGAGAAATAGGTTAGAAACAACAAAGTTGAACAATCTTGTGTATGTTCAATTTAATGCAAATATGATGCTGAAAAACAAAAGGCGAAAAGAGAGAAATAATAAAGTATTCCTAACGGATGATCCAAGCGAGGCTCTTGATTGGGTCAATGATTATGAGGCCATGGTTGAAGGAAGCACTAGAACGAGAGAGCTTTATGACGAATATTTTGAGTCAGATAGTGAGGAGGTGGAAATAGCCGATGAAGATGAATATGAATCGGATGGAGTTGAAATCATTGAACAATTCGGAAAAGATCAAGAATGGGATGACGATGAAGATATTTAAAATTACTTATGGTTGGAAATGAAACTAACGTAGATGTTTTTTGGAAGGATCATTGGAAATGAAACTAACGTAAATGTTTTTTTTGGAAGGCTAAGATATTATTTTGTAGATGTTGATGTTCTAAGGCATGCTTTGTAAATTGCAAACTAAACTGCTCTTCTATAAATTAAGTAATTAACATAGTTTTTGTATTGTTGAGAGTTTCTTTACAGTAAACAATTAATAtgtgtatataataatattatttataaatataaatataaatatattatatataaatatatttaataaaaaatattttaaaaagtcaactttggtcaacgcccGTTGCGTCGCCGTTGCGTCactgtctcgaccgatgcgtcattCCAAGGacccgaccgatgcgtccccgactcgcgtcttttacaaccttggatagatatgataagatataataagatatgatgtgtctatactccaataatagcagtatgacgtgtctagattaaaaatgataagtatgtaatcagataaactttcgattaaagactttcaattcgtaatggcctattcaggtctaggggcttaagctataggatcctttaaatcggtaatccaaacccttccatcctagagtttcgtagacgccatccgtcaagaaaattcaatgataaaaaaataacgagaaatcaaagattcaaaagtaatgaatatgagtagcgatgacattataatgtctttgagattctcgataactcaatgacattttccggttcgcaaaccaatgcataaaggcataagggcacatatatacgtaatataacagggagttatatacatttgagtatgagtagtaacaaacatagaaatttcaaaaatcatagataacatttcatgtaatacatatgtaatacacaaaaccatgatagatgacataggaatgtcaagaatttcaaaaATCATGAGTGACATCCATTGGTTCCCTTAACCAAGGTAGGTTTATGAAGATAACTCGCGTGAGTTATAGAATATTTTGAATCACAATGGGAATTTCCTCCCGGAGTTACAGAAtaagagatatgtatatgtataatgcaagtaataatatcttaaagctacaggtcaggctgtagactagactttaatgcaccctattaatctgggttatccacattaagactgcctagttccctacaatcaccgctctgataccaactgtaacaccccgtcaaaatcgacattgacgcagatgttaactctggtcccagtgcatggcttgacttctaagtacatcaaagttctacagcggaagcataatatataagtacctgagacaaaacatgcttaaaagtatcaaccaaaaggttggtgagttcataggtttatcataaacaaggattttgataataatgatagatcacaagatttagtttaaagttgattgatatagaaatatcaatctaaaagtgttgttgcagttcataatatcgctactaaacaaaatttaccctgtgacaccttgtactgtcagtgtcgtgaaatcattattatgtaaccaaagaccaacggtcgaatggttagagtactcacaataattaagtttgcatttaaacgtagcaattaacgatattacggtagggatttagcatgaatcaaagcatgacagcatagttaacaatttagtacttgtgactaagcgtaaaacagttataaagcaagcatgtgtctcaccctaaaagttgtaaaacagttatgaaacagtaaaaattagggctatgaagttcaccttaaatagcagttgaagataatccacaaagaaaagaaatgacggaagtaagtaacggagatctcaacctagagatataacgtttagtcagttatgttataacagacaaaaagtatgtttattaatataaggattatattaatagtgacaatttatagtaagagtttctacttttgaaaagtttccatttaaagcaggtttatagttttagaaagtttgggttataatcttccacattaagacgttgtacaactttgtctaaacttcgttgctattaagtaagtcgggatgaccagatgtaaccgggggtcaggaactttcagttggactataagtctacaacctttcatttaatccaaaaccttattcccattatggcaacctagacatcgttCACTTTACGGTAAAtagcggtgagttcgtataagtgatacgttatcttttgatcataaccttcacccattatgtgcgtatagaaatacgacatgtttatgtattaataatatgatattaataagtttattgttatcgtattaataattcgattatctttattatttatttaagtgtatataagtttaggtttattattatatatattattgtattttatgaattaataaagtatatgtatgtataatagggaaaggaattaattagttattataagtattattttgatgttttataataatagtaacaatataatattaatgtatttatatgtatttaattagtttagccgaattatatacatatacgatttcatttgttgattaattccattagtcacctaaaaaattatgttcataatttttataactctggttaggcatatgaatcagtagaaacatttacaaaaataatttttccaagtttttgtatttatttccatttttctttgcatatgttctcggtttagattaaatcaaaattaattaggtaataaatatcaaatcgacctaaataaataattttatattttttacaggttctatattctgtaaaaatgttataaaaattattaaatcaaattttatatcaaaatattatttatttaatattttctaattatttaaccattctaatcggctataattaaataaataggaaaaataatttaaaatcattttttatatttttttagagTATCTAGtgttgctactaatcatataaaaattttataaaaatatatttaatacacgtttgtatttattttatattttctttattatttctctcggtttagaataatacaAAAGTAAATTCTAATTAAATACTAAtcgacccatttatttaatttttataattttagattgtttataaaagtatagtaatctcaaaaaaaaattataaatatttttattacagtttaatattttattacgaatttttcatagtttttgtgtttaattaataagtaattcgtaattaaatataaataatattccaaaaattctaaaaatcatttttacatgttccttaacagttcc is from Rutidosis leptorrhynchoides isolate AG116_Rl617_1_P2 chromosome 10, CSIRO_AGI_Rlap_v1, whole genome shotgun sequence and encodes:
- the LOC139870297 gene encoding uncharacterized protein; the protein is MKPPRSFGPMDRFTTDYENLLDKKTRKQSKLDNIVRKEQGIRAKEYACRWAYECGIPFHAFERDSFKAMAEAFAQYGPGVPTPTRYEMGEPYLKKEVLRTKNLLKKYEDQWKLTGCSIMTDSWTDRKRRSIMNLCVNSKLGTIFLSSNECSDEAHTSDYIYKYIESCIVDIGPENVVQVVTDNAANNMGAAKLLKVKWPTIFWTSCAAHTVNLMLEGIGNLDPYKCTLDTAKKITVFIYAHHKTLALMRHYTRKRDIVRPGVTRFASSFLTLQSLYEKKEKLKNMFCSNDWESCKLSKTKKGKDVSEMVIAKKTWVGVTKCLKVFAPLFKILRMVDADWKPSMGFLHGELKNAQQEIKDVLNNNKKTYDDVRKIILLKMKGRLDTSLHLAAYLLNSFYLYNDLEIQNDVKVSEAILDVFETLYPNDYEMQQKLLLEELPIYTGQLEGFDRLLAKKTCAVNDDKYDPANWWAAFGSSTPNLKKIAIRILSLTTSSSGCERSWSTFEGIHTKKRNRLETTKLNNLVYVQFNANMMLKNKRRKERNNKVFLTDDPSEALDWVNDYEAMVEGSTRTRELYDEYFESDSEEVEIADEDEYESDGVEIIEQFGKDQEWDDDEDI